The window GCCGGGTGCATTAGGATGTAGCGCGTGCGGTGCCGCACGCCTGAGTCTCCACACTTGCCTTTGCACAAACCCCAAGGAGACCACACTGACACCTCACAGTCCAGAGGGGTAtctggagggagaggagggcaTTGTAATCACATTAATACTCATATTTGATCTGAGTTATTGCTACAGTCTTACCTCCTTTTTTCAATATATTGCATTTATTGTCTGGTAGTGGCaaaaggttgacatttgtgcgTGGATATTatagtttagaatgaaaaggagaGGATCAGTCGTACCAGGGAGCTGTGTGTGCAGCTTTTTATGAACCCATCGCTTCTGGTTATAGATTTCTTGCACTGCTTGTGCTGCTGAGGTTATGTTTGAAACATTGATTCTTTCTGGGTGACTGTGCGTGCTCTTTGTCAGCAGTGCTACCACTTAATGAGACAGTTACAGCAGACGGGGATTTAGAGGCTCCCACCAGAAATGGAAGAAATGGAAGGAGCTGCTTTTTTGGAACACTGTTTGCCATTTTTAGATTGGAACagtaaagagacagagaggaaataagAAGAGAGAAGGGTGAGACATCAAACTAGCAGCAGTTGTGACTGTTCGGCTTTGTCTCATGTGCTGTAACCCTTCAGGTACCTTCAAGCGGCCATttcaaccatttttttccccatttctcCAATATCATGAACTTGCGAGCAACCTCTGTCTGCCTTATTGGGGCTCGCATACAGCTGATATGTATCACAGACTTAGTTGTAGGTGAAAGAGTAGAAAAGCAGAAGGATGGGAGGCGGAACGGAAGCATCATGGATGTACAGTCGGATGGAGAGATGGAACAAGCAAGTCAAAACTCCTGTAGTCTCCCGTGTCTGTTAATGACAGAGGGAAACATGAAGTCGTAATAATAACGCTCTGAAAGCCACAAGCTGAATtatcttttttcaaatttgctcAGATATAATCTTTTGCAGGTGATTGTTGATCTATAACAAACGTTGTTGTTTAAGAATCAAGCAGAATCCTTAAAAGAGATGGTGGGATtaatggagggagggatggatgaaCAGATGGAGGGGCAGGATGGAGCAATGGGATCAAGGCAGGAAACCCCAACAGATTCTTGGCCCctcgttgttgtttgttgacGGGTTGTCAGGGGAACGACTTGTAGTCTGATGCTGAGTCAAACTTTTTACGGTCACCATGAACTCTGAGGCTGATTACTGCACTGTCAGCTCTACTGCCAGGCTGACACGCTATATGTTCCTGGTCAAGTCATCGGTTGAGACTTTCTGTGgtgaattgtgtttttattaaaggtTATTTTATCCTCCGTCTCATATTGGAGAACATCAGTCACGCAGACAGGTTGTTTGACTCCTGCATCAGTAGGTTTACTTGTAGTCTGACACactcttcatctttatttttccaACATGTCTCCCTAATCTTCCAtgctgttggtttttttttttactgctacCACTAATCTGTACAACAGGGAGTCATAAATTTAACAGTCTGAGAACCAACATTAAGTAAATCCAGCTTCACTTTAAGGATCCAGCTCTTGTTAAAACATACGTGTCTGCATCCTATTTGGGTCATGACCCAAACGTTGCCTTACATAATAGTTTCCTTTAAATGCTCTGACTTTCTCATTCTCTCATCCTTATATTGTTCCACTGGATGCCAGATGTGCCCCTGGTATTTTCTGATGCCCTAACCTCTCTCGGCTTCTCTGGTTTTGGTTGGAAGTAATTTAGTTTGTGTGTGGCCTGTAATGGCTCCCAAATGCTTTCATTTGAGTCAACAAAAAGACCCAAACTCTGAGCATCTCGACAAATCCTGCATTTGTGTTTCGCACAACTGAGACCATATACTTCGTTTTTTTTGTGACTGCTGCTACACCACCAAATTAAACATGCAACCGCACATTCCTGGTGGATCATTTTGTATTGCTGCATTTCTACAGTTAGGCCTGCAAATGTTTAAATAGTTGTTAACTATTATAAACTTTTGTGCAATGTCTTTAAAAGCATTCATCGGCTTCTTCAGCTGGACTCTTCAATCGTATTTCATCGTCTCACTGGTACCTGCTCCATATGAGGCCCAACAATATAATAACAACACCATTCAGTTATTCCTTTACTGGTTGGGATCAGTCATGTATCTGTATAATTACTGTTTTCATGTGGGTGCTTATATACCAAACTTTGTCCAGTGAGTATTTAGACTTACTTATGAGCTTGTCCTCAATCTCGTTTCCTGTAGGCAGTTGGTTGGACTGGGTGGGCTCCACAGGCAGGCTGATGATCTGATTGGTCTTCTTTATCTTGGTCAGCATCACCTTGGCAATGGGAGGCAGGTGCTTCAGGCGAGGGTAGAAGAAGGAATTGGCAGGGTGGCTAGGGAAGGAAGATGTGATCTATAGAGGGGACAAAGAATAACAATCAATCCATTTTCATTTGCTGGAGGTGAAAGAGGCGTCAACCATTATTGCGACATCCTTTATATTAAGTCATGGGGATGATTGTTGGCATATAAGAtgctcatttcactgattttcagGTGATGATAATAATCGTTAGCTATAAGGTTAACAACACATTCAAGGCATTTGTTTTATCTTCTGTTGTTGATTTTGCTTCTTCATGTACAACATAATGATTATAACAGTGTTCTCCTTTTTTGCCATTGCTGGTTTTATTGAATAACGTTAAGCTCACATCCTTGTTCACATGATATGCGATCTTTGGCTTTGGATCGTCTGCGTCTGAGCCTACCTGTGTGATTCTGTCCTGCGGGATGGTCTCGAAGTTGGGAGACGAGAAAGTGAACCCGCTATCGGTTCCCGCATCGTACGGGAAAAGCTCCAGCGACACGTTCTCTTTCCATTGGTCGCCGTCACACAGGTCAATACTGTCCACGCCCACAAACCAGTCCGGGCTCGGAACGATACGCACAATAAACGACAGCTGCAGATAAAGAGGAGGAAGTAGAGCGTGGGGAGGGAGATGGAGcgtagagagagaaaaaagagaaagagagggaaatgaGGAGGTGGGTCCGAGTAAGAAATAAGgataagaagaaaaagacatggGTGGGAAAGAGAATGTAAAAGGTTTGTTATTTTATGTCACCATATATCATATTGAGTGTGGGAAACTGTTCAGCCGTGTCGTGTCATTTGGAAAATGGGTTAAAAAGAAAGTGGGTCATCGTGCTTCATGATTAAATCTTTTGTTCATTTACATTCAGTAAATTACATCTATAATGCACTATGTTGCACATTCATATTTATCACTAATTTATACTCTTGATTTAACCTTTACGACACCAAAGGGACTACAATAAATACTTGAATTCTTTTGGGAGGTCTGGTAGAAGAAGCACTTTATATTATCctttttttggccacaaaacATCCTTCGATTCTTTGTTGGAAATAAAAGTACTCAACTGTTTTATCACTGCTTTCCTTCAGCAGTGTGGGACTCATGATGGACAGTTTAAAAGTGTCTAAATCGATGCATCAGAAGTAGAGATGTatatttttattccacacattcttcttcaaAACTTGGCACccacatttcccacaatgcaacaaagTTTGGTAAGAGATGTGGGTGAGTTTAACTAGCAGTGGCTGATTACACACGGCCAAACCTTCTACCGCCCCAACTGATGCTGACTCAGGTGACATCACTTGATTCAGTTTGTGCAGCGCTGTCTGTGTTCCCCTTTAAATCCACCATATGTGGTCTGTATATCATATGATAAAGTATTTTACTGTGCTGTAATGTGTTCAGTTAGAAGGATGTATAATCACTGTAGCGATTAATAGTCCAATAAGTCATACACCTCCCCAAACATGTGGGGTTATTTCAGCAGGGATGGTTTTGAGACAGCGAGTATCTTCTTTACGACTTACTACCTTACCAACTGGCGTTTTTCCATTTGTCTCACTTTAAGGACACGACTCTTGTCAAACATCGTGTTTGGTCAGATGTGCCCTGGACTTAATGATTTACCCAGACACTCGTCAGCAGGAAGTTTAACAGCCAACTCCTGCAGAGTTTTACATAATTCGTGAAGCCATAAATTCATCTTGCTGCGTTTTCGGAAGATCTCTTTAGGGTGCAGCGTATGGAAAGAACAGCTTGGAGCTGGTTTTATAGTTGTATTAACTGTTTTGCTGCATCAGCCTTGTTACGTTGTAAAAAAAGGCATAATGCAGCTCTTTCTTATATTAAGTACTTTTTATGATCAGTAATTAGCAGGAGTATGGCAACTTATTACTTGGCTAGAAAGACACTTGGGGCGTTAATGTAACATTTTAGGTAAATgtagtttttcttttataacCCTGGGCTCATTTTTATAGTGTTGGCTGTTAGAGTCGTGCCCCATGGAAATAACTTCACAACAGAGTTTGAAAGGGTCACCACGCCACTGATGTAGTGTAACCTAGGATTGTAAAATACACATATACAATGGTACTTTGCTCAATGACAGTAAGTATGGTGGGTCAAAATGTACCTGTTGGGAACTTAGCATGGAGAAACTGATGTTCATCCATCTATCTGCTTGATTAAAAGACTGAGTCTACTGGTAGAAAGTTGTAATATCTGATAAGACTGGTGGCTAAAGCTGCATATGAAGAGAAGGAACAACTCTCGTTGATCTTGCCAAAAGCTGAGCCAAGTGATTGGCAACATTTAAAATGCCAAGGCTCAGCAAAACATGGCACCACCTTTTTATATGATATTAACCCATCAACCGGCAGAAAAAGGTCTCTGATACACTACGTTTCCTGACTCAGACTGAAGAAGACCAGGTGCTGAGTGACTTACATAGGAGTGCCTGGCGAAGACCTCGAACTCTGTGTTCATCTGGCCTGTGCCTCCCACAACAGCGGGAGCGGAGAGGATCCCATAAACGCTCTGGATGCGCTCGCCGGCCGCCTCGACTTCCTTCATGAGCGTCCAGGCCTCGCCTTTCTCCGCAAACTCCCTCACTCCGTTGCTGGCAAACTCATTACGCTGCCAGATGTGATAGTCGGAGCTGTGAGTCACCCCTGACAacggagagagatggagaggaagtTAGTGGTTGCAACAGGTTGTAGTTCACACTTATCAGAGGTTAATATAAACTGCATCAAGTTGTGTCTTGATATTTTCTAATATCTTGGGTGGATTCCCGAGATGATTGcatctctgcagacacacaaatcaGAGACATTTTTGCCATGTTCTTCTGATATTCTAACAAATCatggcttcttcttctctggattTTTCTGTATGTAGTTTTCTACTTTAGCTTCCTCATACTCAACCCAGTCACTACACAATTCAACACCTTCAACCAATACTGTGACCAATGAGAGACAGCTTGCTGTGGACTCACCAATGATGTTTGACCACTGTGCAGGTGGACGGTACACGGGATACTGTTTAGGGAAGGCTGCCTGGGACCACTTGCCAGTAAACGTTAACCTGTACTGAGCAGTTTCTGAGGCTGTGCACATGGGGATGTCCGTAGGAACGGGCATTGAATGAACGCCTTGGCCGAGTGTCAGTATCATGAGGATCAGGCGGTAGAGTGCCTCGTTGATGAAGAGGATTTTCCCTGTGGTGTCCATGATACTAAGGGCTGATTTGGGGGATGGACAAAAGACCTAAAGgacaaagaaaggagaaaaataactagttacatttttatatagATGAGTCATCAAGCTGCGGTGGTGTACAGGTGTGACCTCCACACACTACACACTTTTCAtgctgtctgctctgctgtcgCTAAATCCCAAGAAATCTGACTTCAGCTTCTCAAACCAAATGTTAAGATCAGTGTCTTATTCTAAAGAGTCTACATTCTGCCAGAGAAGATTTATTCTCCGTTTTTGTACACTTGCGCTGCCTTTGTGAAGCTTTGCCGTTGTCTGATTTGACATCTCTGCTTTGAGTTGTCGTTTTCCTGTCAGAGCTGGTACATGACAAGAATGACAAGGAGAGCTGCTGAAAGGGCAAAGCGTCTGGCTGCAGCACCGGTGTCGAGTTTAACAAGTGGGGCAGCTGAGTCAGAGGGGAACATTTTTCACTTAAATCTTCTCCACTGATTTTCCATCAGTCCATTTGTTTGGACGTGTAAACTCAGTGAAGCTTTGTAGGATTGGCAGGAGGAGATCTTGTAGATACAAACTGTGAATGTTTGCTTTTTGGTGTTGCTGTAGTAACACAGCCTGGTGAGCTCCACATTCCTGCGTTGAATATGTTAACTGACTCTCATCATATCTTCCTCACTAACTTGTGTAATGCTCCAGAGAGCCTGACACTCATCCTGCAATTTCCCTGAACTCCTTCACTGACTCAATGAGTccttttctttaaacattttaattacgTTGTGTCTGTGGTTAATGAGTCCTCTGGCTAAATGTCCCTGTGGGTCATGCATTCATTTTCTTTGAAGCACATTGTGGCTTCTAAGAGGCATTTAAACAGCATGCACGTAGAGTGATACGCAGTTTTACTGTATTGCTTATTCAAGTAGATCACCTGATGGAGTGGATTCTGCTTAGTGCAGAGTTAATAGATGTGAAGTTctcacaaaaatgtgttttgaatcattttgatattttgattaGAAGAAAGTTGGCGCTGCTGTAATTTACATATTTTCACAAAAGTAGAGCCGGATGTCTTTGCACTAATTTATTTGTTAGTATAACATGTTGCATCCATATCAAATCTTTTACATCCACCCGTCCTTGTCAGGTGTTTCCTTATTGTATCTGAATACATGTCTAAATGTGATTGCACAGAATTTCATTGGTACAGAAATAATTGCCAGTTGTCACACATGCATAGCTTTCTATAATAGAGCTGTCATTTCTATTAATTTGTGCCGACTGATGAATGCACTCTTGCAAAATGAAGCATCTCTGTAGCGTCATGTGGCGACCGGAGGAAGATGTGGTGCAGAAACTACTCACTGATTTTTGCTCAGAGTCCAGATGAATGAAGGGCTGCAGCAGATGAGTGGAGAGGAGGGCTGGTGGTgaggagaaggggagaggagagcgATGGATTGTGGCTGTCGGGAAGAGTGACTGCGAGACTCCAAGACCTCTTTCAGCTATTTATGTCCTCCGAGAGGTTCACCCCTTTCCCTCCTTTCCCTTTTCttccccctccttccctcttttGCTCCACTCCCCTCTTCAActttcttcacttttctttcaATACTTTCTATCTGCTTGTCAATGACTTCCCTGCCCCCTTCCTGGCCTTTGACTTtggctctccctcctccactctcctcctcttctctcccactCTTTTTAAGTATCCCATTAACTGGCTAATGTGTTCAGCAGTTCTAGATGCACAGCCAGGGGTCGTGTGCGACTCGGTGGGTAGAGTGTCATTTCACAGTGTGATGCTGTGGTTCTCTACAAATATGACTAATGAGGCTAATAATGTATTTCTAGATTTCTCCAAATGTCTCTTGGTCACGTTTTTGAATTGCAGCTGAGCTGCTAGATCCAATCCCACCACTGCTTTTTTACTCATGTTGGAAGTTATATTGCCTGTGTCACAGTCAATTTGCATAACTactttgatgtgtttttcagggCCTCTTAAAAGCCGGCGAGCTAAAGCATCAGCCAGCAAAATGTCGAGGAATTACAGGCTTTAAGCCACAAAGAGTCGATGTGTTTGAAGGCACTGGGTCAGAGATTAGCAGAAGGTTTATACCTTCAACACTTTAATATACCTTCCTTTTTTGCAGCAGAATATTTCAGGTGTGTATACAACTCCTAAACCTCAATTTGTTTGCATCATTTACATCCTAACTTCCTGTCAGCATTTTCAGTCATTCAGTCATTGTGTTGTCACAAAGTACACATGTGTTGTtgctaaaaaatgtaaaacagtaaCAAAAGATGTCCGTCACAATCTTCCAGTGCCAGTCCAAGACCAAAGATTGCCAGGAAACGAGATGATGGGatcatgtttcattt of the Sparus aurata chromosome 18, fSpaAur1.1, whole genome shotgun sequence genome contains:
- the spon2b gene encoding spondin-2b; the encoded protein is MDTTGKILFINEALYRLILMILTLGQGVHSMPVPTDIPMCTASETAQYRLTFTGKWSQAAFPKQYPVYRPPAQWSNIIGVTHSSDYHIWQRNEFASNGVREFAEKGEAWTLMKEVEAAGERIQSVYGILSAPAVVGGTGQMNTEFEVFARHSYLSFIVRIVPSPDWFVGVDSIDLCDGDQWKENVSLELFPYDAGTDSGFTFSSPNFETIPQDRITQITSSFPSHPANSFFYPRLKHLPPIAKVMLTKIKKTNQIISLPVEPTQSNQLPTGNEIEDKLINTPLDCEVSVWSPWGLCKGKCGDSGVRHRTRYILMHPANNGAACPLLEEERKCFPDNCL